The following coding sequences lie in one Nycticebus coucang isolate mNycCou1 chromosome 18, mNycCou1.pri, whole genome shotgun sequence genomic window:
- the XYLT2 gene encoding xylosyltransferase 2, producing MVASARVQKLVRRYKLAIATALAILLLQGLVVWSFSGLEEDEAGEKGRQRKPRPLDPREGSKDTDSSAGRRGSASRRHGRWRGRAESPGMPVAKVVRAVTSRQRASRRVPPAPPPEAPGRQNLSGAAAGEALVGAAGFPPHGDTGSVEGAPQPTDNGFTPKCEIVGKDALSALARASTKQCQQEIANVVCLHQAGSLMPKAVPRHCQLSGKMSPGVQWDEMRAQQPVDGPPVRIAYMLVVHGRAIRQLKRLLKAVYHEQHFFYIHVDKRSNYLHREVVELAQLYDNVRVTPWRMVTIWGGASLLRMYLRSMQDLLEVPGWAWDFFINLSATDYPTRTNEELVAFLSKNRDKNFLKSHGRDNSRFIKKQGLDRLFHECDSHMWRLGERQIPAGIVVDGGSDWFVLTRSFVEYVVYTDDPLVAQLRQFYTYTLLPAESFFHTVLENSLACETLVDNNLRVTNWNRKLGCKCQYKHIVDWCGCSPNDFKPQDFLRLQQVSRPTFFARKFESTVNQEVLEILDFHLYGSYPPGTPALKAYWENTYDAADGPSGLSDVMLTAYTAFARLSLRHAATTAPPLATPLCRFEPRGLPSSVHLYFYDDHFQGYLVTQAVQPSAQGPTETLEMWLMPQGSLKLLGRSDQASRLQSLEVGTEWDPKERLFRNFGGLLGPLDEPVAMQRWARGPNLTATVVWIDPTYVVATSYDITVDAETEVTQYKPPLSRPLRPGAWTVRLLQFWEPLGETRFLVLPLTFNRKLPLRKDDASWLHAGPPHNEYMEQSFQGLSGILNLPQPELVEEAARQHTELTGRALEAWTDGELKGFWSVAGLCAMGPSACPSLEPCKLTSWSSLSPDPKSELGPVKADGRLR from the exons ATGGTGGCGAGCGCGCGAGTGCAGAAGCTGGTGCGGCGCTACAAGCTGGCGATCGCCACGGCGCTGGCCATCCTGCTGCTGCAGGGCCTGGTGGTGTGGAGCTTCAGCGGCCTGGAGGAGGACGAGGCTGGCGAG aaaggaaggcagaggaagCCACGGCCACTGGACCCTAGAGAGGGCTCTAAGGACACAGACAGTTCGGCAGGGCGGCGGGGCAGTGCAAGCAGAAGGCATGGACGCTGGCGGGGCCGTGCTGAGAGCCCAGGCATGCCCGTGGCCAAGGTGGTACGGGCAGTAACGAGCCGGCAGAGAGCCAGCAGGCGGGTCCCACCTGCCCCACCCCCGGAAGCCCCAGGCCGCCAGAACCTGAGCGGGGCAGCAGCTGGGGAGGCCCTGGTAGGAGCAGCTGGTTTCCCACCACATGGAGATACAGGGAGCGTGGAGGGCGCCCCCCAGCCCACGGACAATGGCTTCACTCCCAAGTGCGAGATCGTGGGCAAGGATGCGCTGTCTGCACTGGCCCGGGCCAGCACCAAGCAGTGCCAGCAGGAGATTGCCAACGTGGTGTGTCTGCACCAGGCTGGGAGTCTCATGCCCAAGGCTGTTCCTCGGCACTGCCAGCTATCTG GGAAGATGAGTCCCGGCGTCCAGTGGGACGAGATGAGGGCCCAGCAGCCTGTGGATGGCCCCCCAGTACGGATTGCGTACATGCTGGTGGTTCATGGGCGCGCCATCCGCCAACTGAAGCGTCTCCTCAAGGCTGTCTACCATGAGCAGCATTTCTTCTATATCCATGTGGACAAG CGTTCCAACTACCTGCACCGTGAGGTGGTGGAGCTAGCCCAGCTGTATGACAACGTGCGGGTGACACCCTGGCGCATGGTCACCATCTGGGGTGGGGCCAGCCTCCTGAGGATGTACCTACGGAGCATGCAGGACCTGTTGGAGGTGCCTGGCTGGGCCTGGGACTTCTTCATCAACCTCAGTGCCACCGACTACCCAACTAG GACCAATGAGGAGCTGGTGGCATTCCTATCCAAGAACCGGGATAAGAATTTTCTTAAATCACACGGCCGGGACAATTCCAG ATTCATCAAGAAACAGGGCCTGGACCGGCTCTTCCATGAGTGTGACTCGCACATGTGGCGCCTGGGTGAGCGGCAGATCCcagcaggcattgtggtagatggtGGCTCTGACTGGTTTGTGCTGACACGCAGCTTCGTGGAGTACGTGGTGTACACAGACGACCCACTTGTGGCCCAGCTCCGCCAATTCTATACATACACACTGCTCCCAGCCGAG TCCTTTTTCCACACGGTGCTGGAGAACAGCCTGGCCTGTGAGACCCTAGTGGACAACAACCTGCGGGTCACCAACTGGAACCGCAAGTTGGGCTGTAAGTGCCAGTACAAGCACATTGTGGACTGGTGCGGCTGCTCCCCGAATGACTTCAAGCCACAGGACTTCCTCCGGCTACAG CAAGTCTCCAGACCCACTTTTTTCGCCCGGAAGTTCGAGTCAACTGTGAACCAGGAGGTATTAGAAATCCTGGACTTCCACCTGTATGGCAGCTACCCCCCCGGCACACCAGCCCTCAAGGCCTACTGGGAGAACACCTACGATGCCGCCGATGGCCCCAGTGGGCTCAGTGATGTCATGCTCACCGCTTACACTGCCTTCGCCCGCCTTAGCCTGCGCCATGCCGCTACCACCGCACCCCCACTGGCCACCCCCCTCTGCAG GTTTGAGCCCAGGGGCTTGCCGTCCAGTGTGCACCTGTATTTCTATGACGACCATTTCCAGGGCTACCTGGTGACGCAGGCGGTGCAGCCCTCAGCCCAGGGCCCGACAGAGACGCTTGAGATGTGGCTGATGCCCCAGGGGTCGCTGAAGCTGTTGGGGCGCAGTGACCAGGCCAGCCGGCTCCAGAGTTTGGAG GTTGGCACCGAGTGGGACCCCAAAGAGCGTCTTTTCCGGAACTTTGGGGGGTTGCTGGGTCCGCTGGACGAGCCTGTGGCCATGCAGCGCTGGGCCCGGGGCCCCAACCTCACAGCCACTGTGGTCTGGATTGACCCAACCTATGTGGTGGCCACATCTTATGACATCACAGTAGATGCTGAGACCGAAGTTACACAATACAAGCCCCCACTGAGCCGGCCCCTGCGGCCCGGGGCCTGGACTGTTCGACTGCTTCAGTTCTGGGAGCCGCTGGGCGAGACCCGCTTCCTTGTACTGCCCTTGACCTTTAACCGCAAACTACCTCTCAGGAAAG ATGATGCCAGCTGGCTGCACGCGGGGCCACCCCACAATGAGTACATGGAGCagagtttccaaggcctgagtgGGATTCTGAACCTGCCTCAGCCAGAGCTTGTGGAAGAAGCCGCCCGGCAGCACACGGAACTCACAGGCCGCGCACTAGAGGCCTGGACAGATGGAGAACTGAAGGGCTTCTGGTCTGTGGCTGGACTATGTGCCATGGGCCCCTCTGCCTGCCCTTCCCTGGAGCCCTGCAAACTAACCAGCTGGAGCTCTCTGTCCCCTGACCCGAAATCAGAGCTGGGGCCTGTCAAAGCAGACGGGCGACTCAGGTAG